A window of the Streptomyces sp. Ag109_O5-10 genome harbors these coding sequences:
- a CDS encoding carbohydrate ABC transporter permease codes for MSDSRKTVRSLPVHLVLLVVGALMVVPLLYALLSGFKTTGELSRNPVGLPESWVTSNYTGILGSGAFWRLLGNSTLIAVATTVLVVAVSALAAFSFARFAFRGREVLFTVFTMGLMFPFAVAALPLFLLLRSMNLLDNPLGVILPQAAFGLPMTIIILRGFFREIPGELEEAATLDGCGPFAFFWRVLLPMARPALGTVSVLAVVASWNNFFLPLLVFTDSTWWTVPIGVQQFQGQYATDTARVFAYLVLAMVPALAFYSVAERQLVGGLTAGATKG; via the coding sequence ATGAGCGACAGCCGCAAGACCGTACGGTCGCTGCCGGTGCACCTGGTCCTCCTCGTCGTCGGCGCGCTGATGGTCGTACCCCTGCTGTACGCCCTGCTCTCCGGGTTCAAGACGACCGGCGAGCTGTCCCGCAACCCGGTCGGGCTGCCCGAGTCCTGGGTCACCTCCAACTACACCGGCATCCTCGGCTCCGGCGCGTTCTGGCGGCTGCTCGGCAACAGCACGCTGATCGCCGTCGCCACCACCGTCCTCGTGGTCGCGGTGTCGGCGCTCGCCGCCTTCTCCTTCGCGCGGTTCGCGTTCCGCGGGCGGGAGGTGCTGTTCACCGTGTTCACGATGGGACTGATGTTCCCCTTCGCGGTGGCCGCCCTGCCCCTCTTCCTGCTGCTGCGCTCGATGAACCTGCTGGACAACCCGCTGGGCGTGATCCTCCCGCAGGCCGCGTTCGGGCTGCCGATGACCATCATCATCCTGCGCGGCTTCTTCCGGGAGATCCCCGGCGAACTGGAGGAGGCGGCCACGCTCGACGGCTGCGGGCCGTTCGCCTTCTTCTGGCGCGTCCTGCTGCCCATGGCCCGGCCGGCGCTCGGCACGGTCTCCGTGCTCGCGGTGGTCGCCAGCTGGAACAACTTCTTCCTGCCACTGCTGGTCTTCACCGACTCCACCTGGTGGACCGTCCCCATCGGCGTGCAGCAGTTCCAGGGCCAGTACGCCACCGACACCGCCCGGGTCTTCGCCTACCTGGTCCTCGCCATGGTCCCCGCCCTGGCCTTCTACTCGGTCGCCGAGCGCCAGCTGGTCGGCGGCCTCACCGCCGGCGCCACCAAGGGCTGA
- a CDS encoding endo-1,4-beta-xylanase has product MSRTRLSIAAALAALLVAAGVATGPAAQAHGRQPTLAELAQRHGRYFGSATDNPELTDTAYTKLLGTEFDMITPGNGMKWYATEPQQGVFDWTNGDQIVNLARKNHQRVRAHTLVWHSQLPDWLTSRDWTAGELRAVLKKHIQTEVRHYRGKVYSWDVVNEAFNEDGSYRETLWYKTLGPGYIADALRWAHQADPHARLYLNDYNIEGLGAKSDAYYALARQLKAEHVPLDGIGFQAHLALQYGYPATLEDNLRRFSRLGLDTALTEVDVRMQLPATDAKLAEQAAWYADLTKACLAVRRCVGITVWDWTDKYSWIPAFFPGEGAALPWDEQFAPKPAYVALRAALGYTG; this is encoded by the coding sequence ATGTCCCGTACCCGGCTCAGCATCGCCGCTGCCCTCGCGGCCCTACTCGTCGCGGCCGGAGTGGCCACCGGCCCTGCCGCCCAGGCCCACGGCCGGCAGCCCACCCTCGCCGAACTGGCCCAGCGCCACGGCCGCTACTTCGGCAGCGCCACGGACAACCCCGAACTCACCGACACCGCCTACACGAAGCTCCTCGGCACCGAGTTCGACATGATCACGCCCGGCAACGGCATGAAGTGGTACGCCACCGAACCCCAGCAGGGCGTCTTCGACTGGACCAACGGCGACCAGATCGTGAACCTCGCCCGCAAGAACCACCAGCGGGTCCGCGCCCACACCCTGGTCTGGCACAGCCAGCTGCCCGACTGGCTCACCTCGCGCGACTGGACGGCCGGCGAACTGCGCGCCGTCCTGAAGAAGCACATCCAGACCGAGGTGCGGCACTACCGGGGCAAGGTCTACTCCTGGGACGTCGTCAACGAGGCCTTCAACGAGGACGGCAGCTACCGCGAGACCCTCTGGTACAAGACGCTCGGCCCCGGCTACATCGCCGACGCGCTGCGCTGGGCCCACCAGGCCGACCCGCACGCCAGGCTCTACCTGAACGACTACAACATCGAGGGCCTCGGCGCGAAGAGCGACGCCTACTACGCGCTCGCCCGGCAGCTGAAGGCGGAGCACGTGCCGCTGGACGGCATCGGCTTCCAGGCTCACCTCGCCCTCCAGTACGGCTATCCGGCCACCTTGGAGGACAACCTCCGCCGCTTCTCCCGCCTCGGCCTGGACACCGCGCTCACCGAGGTGGACGTACGGATGCAGCTGCCGGCCACCGACGCGAAGCTGGCCGAGCAGGCGGCCTGGTACGCGGACCTGACCAAGGCGTGTCTGGCCGTGCGCCGGTGCGTCGGCATCACCGTCTGGGACTGGACGGACAAGTACTCGTGGATCCCGGCGTTCTTCCCCGGCGAGGGCGCGGCCCTGCCCTGGGACGAGCAGTTCGCCCCCAAACCGGCCTACGTCGCGCTGCGCGCAGCGCTCGGCTACACCGGGTGA
- a CDS encoding DUF5999 family protein encodes MCQHQPPCPTAESADRESARLMAHHPEQGWSLLCNGVLLFEDTGELLPDGQIIAPHRPLGAARVVTAA; translated from the coding sequence ATGTGCCAGCACCAGCCGCCGTGTCCGACCGCCGAATCCGCCGACCGGGAGTCCGCCCGCCTCATGGCGCACCACCCGGAGCAGGGATGGAGCCTGCTGTGCAACGGCGTTCTGCTCTTCGAGGACACCGGTGAGCTCCTGCCCGACGGCCAGATCATCGCGCCGCACCGCCCGCTCGGTGCCGCCCGCGTGGTGACCGCCGCCTGA
- a CDS encoding glutamate--cysteine ligase, which translates to MGEKVVAGRFDLSDRRHYREKLQDCLTGLERLLVEKRFDRPKNLMGVEIELNLAGSDGMPRMLNGQVLERIASRDFQTELAMFNLEVNIAPHRLDGRVFDRLAEELRTSLAYADRKAGEVDAGIVMTGILPTLERDDLVSANLSEVDRYTLLNDQIVAARGEDFLLDIEGVEHLVCTSKSIVPEAACTSVQLHLQVTPARFADVWNAAQAAVAAQIAVGANSPFLFGRELWRESRPPLFLQATDTRPPELQAQGVRPRTWFGERWISSAYELFEENLRFFPALLPICDEEDPLAVLDAGGVPKLAELVLHNGTVYRWNRPVYGIADSVPHLRVENRVLPAGPTVTDIVANAAFYYGLVRALAEESRPVWTRLPFAAAEANFDRACRDGIDARLVWPRRARYGGGTAEVDAVTLVRDELLPLAHAGLDAWGVEPADRDFYLGVIEERCRRRVNGASWQAATFHRALERGLPRDAALAAMTRRYAELMNEGEPVHTWPVGLLEPVPVG; encoded by the coding sequence ATGGGGGAGAAGGTCGTGGCGGGCCGGTTCGACCTGTCCGATCGCCGGCACTACCGCGAAAAGCTCCAGGACTGCCTGACGGGGCTGGAGCGGCTGCTGGTGGAGAAGCGGTTCGATCGCCCGAAGAACCTCATGGGAGTCGAGATCGAATTGAATCTGGCGGGCTCCGACGGCATGCCGAGAATGTTGAACGGACAGGTTCTGGAACGTATCGCGAGCCGTGATTTCCAAACAGAACTCGCCATGTTCAACCTCGAGGTGAACATTGCCCCACACCGGCTCGACGGGCGGGTATTCGACCGGCTCGCCGAGGAACTCCGCACCTCGCTGGCGTACGCCGACCGCAAGGCGGGCGAGGTGGACGCCGGGATCGTGATGACCGGCATCCTGCCCACCCTGGAGCGGGACGACCTGGTCTCCGCGAACCTCTCCGAGGTGGACCGCTACACCCTGCTCAACGATCAGATCGTGGCCGCCCGGGGCGAGGACTTCCTGCTCGACATCGAGGGCGTCGAGCACCTCGTGTGCACGTCGAAGTCGATCGTCCCGGAGGCCGCCTGCACCTCCGTGCAGCTGCACCTCCAGGTCACCCCGGCCCGCTTCGCCGACGTGTGGAACGCGGCGCAGGCGGCGGTGGCCGCACAGATCGCCGTGGGCGCGAACTCGCCGTTCCTCTTCGGCCGCGAACTGTGGCGCGAGTCCCGCCCCCCGCTGTTCCTCCAGGCCACCGACACCCGCCCGCCGGAGCTCCAGGCCCAGGGCGTCCGGCCGCGCACCTGGTTCGGCGAACGCTGGATCAGCTCGGCGTACGAGCTGTTCGAGGAGAACCTGCGCTTCTTCCCGGCCCTCCTCCCGATCTGCGACGAGGAGGACCCGCTCGCCGTCCTCGACGCGGGCGGGGTGCCGAAGCTCGCGGAACTCGTCCTGCACAACGGCACGGTGTACCGCTGGAACCGGCCGGTCTACGGCATCGCCGACAGCGTCCCCCACCTGCGCGTCGAGAACCGGGTGCTGCCGGCCGGCCCCACCGTCACCGACATCGTCGCCAACGCGGCGTTCTACTACGGCCTGGTGCGCGCCCTCGCGGAGGAGTCCCGCCCGGTGTGGACACGGCTGCCGTTCGCCGCGGCCGAGGCCAACTTCGACAGGGCGTGCCGCGACGGTATCGACGCGCGCCTGGTCTGGCCGAGGCGGGCGCGGTACGGCGGCGGTACGGCCGAGGTGGACGCGGTCACCCTGGTCCGCGACGAGCTCCTGCCGCTGGCTCACGCGGGTCTTGACGCGTGGGGGGTGGAGCCCGCCGACCGGGACTTCTACCTCGGCGTGATCGAGGAACGGTGCCGCAGGCGGGTCAACGGGGCGTCCTGGCAGGCGGCCACGTTCCACCGGGCACTGGAGCGGGGGCTGCCGAGGGACGCGGCGCTGGCGGCGATGACGCGGCGGTACGCGGAACTGATGAACGAGGGGGAGCCGGTGCATACGTGGCCGGTGGGGTTATTGGAGCCGGTGCCGGTGGGGTGA
- a CDS encoding type II CAAX endopeptidase family protein: MQVEADQVAGAYPLERPSRRMFRDETLLVLGLSLGASGVSALISFIGSVTKPGGLKDQAATLNASAAPGRPWLDLAWQLFGIATALVPVLLVAHLLLREGASLRTLGFDRTRPWPDLGRGAAIASVIGSAGIAFYLAARGLGFNLTVVPEALPDVWWKYPVLILSAMQNAILEEVIVVGYLLRRLDQLGWTAGTALVASSVLRGSYHLYQGIGGFVGNMVMGVVFVYLYRRWGRVGPLVVAHSLLDIGAFVGYALLAGKVGWLPTA, from the coding sequence GTGCAGGTGGAGGCGGATCAGGTGGCCGGTGCCTATCCACTGGAGCGGCCCTCGCGGCGGATGTTCAGGGACGAGACGCTGCTCGTCCTGGGGCTTTCGCTCGGGGCGAGCGGAGTGTCCGCCCTGATCAGCTTCATCGGGTCGGTCACCAAGCCGGGCGGCCTCAAGGACCAGGCGGCGACCCTCAACGCGTCGGCCGCGCCGGGCCGCCCCTGGCTTGACCTGGCCTGGCAGCTCTTCGGCATCGCCACGGCACTTGTCCCCGTCCTCCTCGTCGCCCACCTCCTCCTGCGCGAGGGCGCGAGCCTGCGCACGCTGGGCTTCGACCGCACCCGCCCCTGGCCCGACCTCGGACGCGGCGCGGCGATCGCCTCGGTGATCGGCAGCGCCGGGATCGCCTTCTACCTGGCCGCACGCGGCCTCGGCTTCAACCTCACGGTGGTCCCGGAGGCACTGCCGGACGTGTGGTGGAAGTACCCCGTGCTGATCCTCTCGGCGATGCAGAACGCGATCCTCGAAGAGGTCATCGTGGTCGGCTACCTGCTGCGCCGGCTCGACCAGCTGGGCTGGACCGCCGGCACCGCGCTGGTGGCCAGCTCCGTCCTGCGCGGCTCCTACCACCTCTACCAGGGGATCGGCGGCTTCGTCGGCAACATGGTGATGGGCGTGGTCTTCGTCTACCTGTACCGGCGGTGGGGGCGGGTGGGTCCCCTGGTCGTGGCGCACAGCCTGCTCGACATCGGTGCGTTCGTCGGCTACGCGCTGCTCGCGGGCAAGGTGGGCTGGCTGCCTACGGCGTGA
- a CDS encoding PhzF family phenazine biosynthesis protein, with protein sequence MRIRIVDAFAERAFSGNPAGVVLLDSFPDDGWMQSVAMEVNHAETAFAHPLPKDADADWALRWFTPVTEVAMCGHATLATAHVVHTTGAHEGPVRFATRSGVLIASAGPDGAVTLDFPTAPLTRVDVPDGVAGALGADPVAVFDTGADIGDLLVELADERTVLGLSPDHRNLGAHSSRGIIATARAEDPAKGYDYVSRCFFPNVGIDEDPVTGSAHTALAPHWSGRLGRTDLTGLQASRRSGLVHTSLRGDRTLLTGRAVTVIDGELLTP encoded by the coding sequence ATGCGGATTCGAATCGTCGATGCCTTTGCGGAGCGGGCGTTCTCCGGGAACCCGGCCGGAGTCGTGCTGCTCGACTCCTTTCCCGACGACGGCTGGATGCAGAGCGTCGCCATGGAGGTGAACCACGCCGAGACCGCGTTCGCGCACCCGCTGCCTAAGGACGCCGACGCGGACTGGGCGTTGCGGTGGTTCACGCCGGTCACGGAGGTCGCGATGTGCGGGCATGCCACGCTGGCCACCGCGCACGTGGTGCACACCACGGGGGCGCACGAGGGACCCGTGCGGTTCGCCACCCGGAGCGGGGTGCTGATCGCCTCGGCCGGTCCGGACGGAGCCGTCACGCTGGACTTTCCGACCGCGCCGCTCACCCGGGTCGACGTGCCCGACGGCGTCGCCGGGGCGCTCGGGGCGGACCCCGTCGCCGTGTTCGACACCGGAGCAGACATCGGCGACCTGCTCGTCGAACTCGCCGACGAGAGGACGGTCCTCGGTCTCTCCCCGGACCACAGGAACCTCGGCGCCCACTCCTCGCGCGGAATCATCGCCACCGCCCGCGCCGAGGACCCGGCCAAGGGGTACGACTACGTCTCCCGCTGCTTCTTCCCGAACGTCGGGATCGACGAGGACCCGGTGACCGGGAGCGCCCACACCGCCCTCGCGCCGCACTGGTCCGGGCGGCTGGGGAGGACCGATCTCACGGGGCTGCAGGCCTCCCGCCGCTCCGGGCTCGTCCATACCTCGCTGCGCGGTGACCGCACGCTGCTGACCGGGCGCGCGGTCACCGTCATCGACGGCGAACTGCTCACGCCGTAG
- the argG gene encoding argininosuccinate synthase, protein MSKVLTSLPVGERVGIAFSGGLDTSVAVAWMRDKGAVPCTYTADIGQYDEPDIASVPGRAHTYGAEIARLVDCRAALVEEGLAALTCGAFHIRSGGRAYFNTTPLGRAVTGTLLVRAMLEDDVQIWGDGSTFKGNDIERFYRYGLLANPHLRIYKPWLDADFVTELGGRKEMSEWLVAHGLPYRDSTEKAYSTDANIWGATHEAKTLEHLDNGIETVEPIMGVRFWDPEVEILPEDVTIGFDQGRPVTVNGKEFGTAVELVMEANAIGGRHGLGMSDQIENRIIEAKSRGIYEAPGMALLHAAYERLVNAIHNEDTVAQYHNEGRRLGRLMYEGRWLDPQALMIRESLQRWVGAAVTGEVTLRLRRGEDYSILDTTGPAFSYHPDKLSMERTEDAAFGPVDRIGQLTMRNLDIADSRAKLEQYAGLGLIGSANPAIGAAQAAATGLIGSMPEGGAEAIASRGEATPDADELLDRAAMELGTD, encoded by the coding sequence ATGTCCAAGGTCCTCACCTCCCTTCCCGTCGGCGAGCGCGTCGGCATCGCCTTCTCCGGTGGGCTCGACACCTCGGTCGCGGTCGCGTGGATGCGCGACAAGGGCGCCGTCCCGTGCACCTACACCGCCGACATCGGCCAGTACGACGAGCCCGACATCGCCTCGGTGCCCGGCCGTGCGCACACCTACGGCGCCGAGATCGCGCGTCTGGTCGACTGCCGGGCCGCGCTGGTCGAGGAGGGCCTCGCCGCGCTCACCTGCGGTGCGTTCCACATCCGCTCGGGCGGCCGGGCGTACTTCAACACCACGCCGCTGGGCCGCGCCGTCACCGGCACGCTGCTGGTGCGGGCCATGCTGGAGGACGACGTCCAGATCTGGGGCGACGGGTCGACCTTCAAGGGCAACGACATCGAGCGGTTCTACCGGTACGGCCTGCTCGCCAATCCGCACCTGCGGATCTACAAGCCCTGGCTGGACGCGGACTTCGTGACCGAGCTCGGCGGCCGCAAGGAGATGTCCGAGTGGCTGGTGGCCCACGGGCTGCCGTACCGGGACAGCACCGAGAAGGCGTACTCCACCGACGCCAACATCTGGGGCGCCACGCACGAGGCGAAGACCCTGGAACACCTGGACAACGGCATCGAGACCGTCGAGCCGATCATGGGCGTGCGGTTCTGGGACCCCGAGGTCGAGATCCTGCCCGAGGACGTGACCATCGGCTTCGACCAGGGCCGTCCGGTGACCGTCAACGGCAAGGAGTTCGGGACCGCCGTCGAACTGGTCATGGAGGCCAACGCGATCGGCGGCCGGCACGGGCTCGGCATGTCCGACCAGATCGAGAACCGGATCATCGAGGCCAAGAGCCGGGGCATCTACGAGGCGCCGGGCATGGCGCTGCTGCACGCCGCCTACGAGCGGCTGGTCAACGCGATCCACAACGAGGACACGGTCGCGCAGTACCACAACGAGGGCCGGCGGCTCGGGCGGCTGATGTACGAGGGCCGGTGGCTGGACCCGCAGGCGCTGATGATCCGGGAGTCGCTGCAGCGGTGGGTCGGCGCGGCGGTCACCGGTGAGGTGACGCTGCGGCTGCGGCGCGGCGAGGACTACTCGATCCTCGACACGACGGGGCCGGCGTTCAGCTACCACCCCGACAAGCTGTCGATGGAGCGCACCGAGGACGCGGCGTTCGGTCCGGTGGACCGGATCGGCCAGCTGACCATGCGCAACCTCGACATCGCCGACTCCCGGGCGAAGCTGGAGCAGTACGCGGGGCTGGGCCTGATCGGCTCCGCCAACCCGGCGATCGGGGCGGCGCAGGCGGCGGCCACCGGTCTGATCGGCAGCATGCCGGAGGGTGGCGCCGAGGCGATCGCGTCCCGCGGGGAGGCTACGCCGGACGCGGACGAGTTGCTGGACCGGGCGGCGATGGAACTCGGCACGGACTGA
- a CDS encoding PadR family transcriptional regulator, protein MRSHGFERGHGQAGPHPHGRGGFGGRDGRRAAFGPFGPGGPGFGPGGPGFGPGHWGPRGRGGPRGRARRGDVRASILALLKDRPMHGYEMIQEIAERSGGAWKPSPGSVYPTLQLLEDEGLIASESEGGKKLFSLTDSGRTAAAEGPDAPWEEASRGVDFEALSEIRQAGFGLMEAFGQVWKTGSKEQREKALAVINESRKKLYLILAEED, encoded by the coding sequence ATGCGTTCCCACGGATTCGAGCGTGGACATGGTCAGGCCGGCCCTCACCCGCACGGGCGGGGCGGCTTCGGTGGACGTGACGGACGGCGTGCGGCGTTCGGGCCCTTCGGCCCGGGGGGCCCCGGCTTCGGTCCCGGCGGGCCCGGTTTCGGACCGGGTCATTGGGGGCCGCGCGGACGCGGTGGTCCCAGGGGGAGGGCGCGGCGCGGTGACGTGCGGGCCTCGATCCTGGCCCTGCTGAAGGACCGCCCGATGCACGGTTACGAGATGATCCAGGAGATCGCCGAGCGCAGCGGCGGCGCGTGGAAGCCCAGCCCCGGCTCGGTGTACCCCACCCTTCAGCTGCTGGAGGACGAAGGGCTGATCGCCAGCGAGAGCGAGGGCGGCAAGAAGCTGTTCTCCCTCACCGACAGCGGCCGGACCGCCGCCGCCGAGGGCCCCGACGCCCCCTGGGAAGAGGCTTCCCGTGGGGTGGACTTCGAGGCCCTGAGCGAGATCCGGCAGGCCGGCTTCGGTCTGATGGAGGCGTTCGGGCAGGTCTGGAAGACCGGCAGCAAGGAACAGCGCGAGAAGGCGCTGGCCGTCATCAACGAGAGCCGCAAGAAGCTGTACCTCATCCTCGCCGAGGAGGACTGA
- a CDS encoding SRPBCC family protein, which translates to MAEVSAEARIQAPAERVWAQLTDWSAYGEWNATHTNFPKGGPETLAVGGTFQENMKLMGFPAEVEWTIEELEPARVLAIRGKGPMAVTVATRYTLTPDGDATGVRIDGEFTGAAVSLMAGKLKDSATAALNESLRKLDGLVA; encoded by the coding sequence ATGGCCGAAGTCAGCGCGGAGGCACGCATCCAGGCACCGGCCGAGAGGGTGTGGGCACAGCTCACCGACTGGTCGGCGTACGGCGAGTGGAACGCGACCCACACCAACTTTCCCAAAGGCGGCCCCGAGACCCTGGCGGTGGGCGGCACCTTCCAGGAGAACATGAAGCTGATGGGCTTCCCGGCGGAGGTCGAGTGGACCATCGAGGAACTGGAGCCGGCGCGGGTACTGGCGATCCGCGGCAAGGGCCCGATGGCGGTGACCGTCGCCACGCGCTACACGCTGACGCCGGACGGGGACGCGACGGGGGTGCGGATCGACGGCGAGTTCACGGGCGCCGCCGTGTCGCTGATGGCGGGCAAGCTCAAGGACTCGGCGACGGCGGCCCTCAACGAGTCACTGCGCAAGCTGGACGGCCTGGTCGCCTAG
- a CDS encoding Clp protease N-terminal domain-containing protein, protein MQPRIPRQSAQDQGGIHADDDAGLGDGTAAVVAGARRRAVRDGDRQVDTAHLLHSLIEYDPEVRAVVGDAPQLARLLGYLVQRSIGYGLRWQGGVEDSGALPALPHAGGRAEGRGDGVWSPVAAAALEYARSRARRRGVPHPDGIDLLVGLVLDPESRAVEVLERAGVAAGDLAVRADGAGVVGTAGAVRDAEGERRTSSR, encoded by the coding sequence GTGCAACCCCGTATTCCCCGCCAGTCCGCCCAGGACCAGGGCGGTATCCACGCGGACGACGATGCCGGGCTCGGTGACGGGACGGCGGCGGTGGTCGCCGGTGCCCGCCGCCGGGCCGTGCGGGACGGGGACCGCCAGGTCGACACCGCCCATCTGCTGCACTCGCTGATCGAGTACGACCCCGAAGTGCGTGCCGTCGTCGGCGACGCTCCGCAACTGGCCCGCCTGCTCGGCTACCTCGTGCAGCGCAGCATCGGCTACGGCCTGCGCTGGCAGGGCGGGGTCGAGGACTCCGGCGCGCTGCCCGCCCTCCCGCACGCCGGGGGAAGAGCCGAGGGCAGGGGCGACGGCGTCTGGTCCCCGGTGGCCGCGGCCGCCCTGGAGTACGCCCGCAGCCGCGCCCGGCGCCGCGGCGTGCCCCACCCGGACGGCATCGACCTGCTCGTGGGTCTGGTCCTCGATCCGGAGTCCCGGGCCGTCGAGGTGCTGGAGCGGGCCGGGGTGGCCGCGGGTGATCTGGCCGTGCGGGCAGACGGCGCCGGGGTGGTCGGTACGGCCGGGGCGGTCCGGGACGCCGAGGGGGAGCGCCGCACGTCCAGCCGTTGA
- a CDS encoding pyridoxamine 5'-phosphate oxidase family protein: METAAPGTVPAQPAAYAKTGRTVPTRSAERASYDRELVHSILDEGYLCHLGFVRDGAPVVLPTLYGRVGEVLYLHGSTGSRPLRMTGQADPGLAVCVTVTHVDGLVLARSAFHHSVNYRSVVVHGIAHQVTDPEEKSRALDALVDHVVPGRAADSRPANRKELAATAVIRLDLNEVSAKTRTGGANDEPEDMDLPHWAGVLPLRKGYDAPVANGDLAADVPVPPYLTGA, encoded by the coding sequence ATGGAGACAGCCGCACCGGGGACCGTCCCGGCCCAGCCCGCCGCCTACGCGAAGACCGGCCGCACCGTTCCCACCCGCTCCGCCGAGCGGGCCTCGTACGACAGGGAGCTGGTGCACTCGATCCTCGACGAGGGCTACCTCTGCCACCTCGGCTTCGTGCGGGACGGCGCGCCGGTGGTGCTGCCGACGCTGTACGGCCGGGTCGGCGAGGTCCTCTACCTGCACGGTTCGACGGGTTCGCGTCCGCTGCGGATGACCGGCCAGGCCGATCCCGGACTCGCGGTGTGCGTGACGGTCACCCACGTCGACGGCCTCGTGCTGGCCCGCTCCGCCTTCCACCACTCGGTCAACTACCGCTCCGTGGTGGTGCACGGCATCGCCCACCAGGTCACCGACCCCGAGGAGAAGAGCCGCGCGCTGGACGCCCTGGTCGACCACGTGGTGCCGGGCCGGGCCGCCGACTCCCGCCCCGCCAACAGGAAGGAACTGGCCGCGACCGCGGTGATCCGCCTCGACCTGAACGAGGTCTCCGCCAAGACCCGCACGGGCGGCGCGAACGACGAGCCGGAGGACATGGACCTCCCGCACTGGGCGGGCGTACTGCCGCTGCGCAAGGGATACGACGCTCCGGTGGCGAACGGCGACCTGGCGGCGGACGTTCCGGTGCCGCCGTACCTGACGGGCGCCTGA
- a CDS encoding aminotransferase class I/II-fold pyridoxal phosphate-dependent enzyme, which yields MIGEYPIEGRGAAEIAASVERAVGAGELEPGQLLPPMRELAGRLGVNPNTVAAAYRTLRERGVIETAGRRGSRVRPKPATTGRDQLPDVPAGVRDLSSGNPDPALLPALAPVLAAVAAECDRDPVLYGADPVEPELERMSRAELAADGVPDGPLTVTSGSLDAAERVLLAHLKPGDPVAVEDPGWGRTLDLIPALGLRTVPVAVDDEGPRADALRRALESGARALIVTARAHNPTGAAVSAARARALRAVLRAHPHTLLIEDDHGHGIVDLPLHPLAGVARHWAFVRSVAKAYGPDLRLATLTGDEVTVDRVRGRQRLGPGWVSRLLQRTVVRMWADGVVDGPAVAAAYRARRDLLVDALADHGVEAHGRSGMNVWVPVPDETGAVSRLLLEGWAVAPGARYRLATPPGIRVTVSTLTPEEAGPLAAAVARAVTPAKGRVQA from the coding sequence GTGATAGGAGAATATCCGATCGAAGGGCGCGGCGCAGCAGAGATTGCGGCCAGCGTCGAGCGCGCGGTGGGTGCCGGGGAGCTGGAGCCGGGGCAACTGCTGCCCCCGATGCGGGAGTTGGCGGGCCGCCTCGGGGTGAACCCCAATACGGTCGCGGCCGCGTACCGCACCCTGCGCGAGCGCGGGGTCATCGAGACGGCCGGTCGGCGGGGCAGCCGGGTCCGGCCGAAGCCGGCCACCACCGGACGGGACCAGCTCCCCGACGTCCCGGCGGGGGTGCGCGACCTGTCCTCCGGCAACCCCGACCCCGCGCTGCTCCCCGCCCTCGCGCCGGTCCTGGCGGCGGTGGCGGCCGAGTGCGACCGCGACCCGGTCCTCTACGGCGCCGACCCGGTCGAGCCGGAGCTGGAGCGGATGTCCCGCGCCGAGCTGGCCGCCGACGGCGTGCCCGACGGGCCGCTCACGGTCACCTCGGGCTCCCTGGACGCGGCCGAACGGGTCCTGCTGGCGCACCTCAAGCCCGGCGACCCGGTCGCCGTCGAGGATCCCGGGTGGGGCCGCACCCTCGACCTGATCCCCGCGCTCGGGCTGCGCACCGTCCCGGTGGCCGTCGACGACGAGGGGCCGCGCGCCGACGCCCTGCGCCGGGCCCTGGAGTCCGGGGCGCGCGCCCTGATCGTCACGGCCCGGGCGCACAACCCCACCGGTGCCGCGGTGAGCGCCGCACGCGCGCGTGCCCTGCGGGCCGTCCTGCGCGCGCACCCGCACACCCTGCTGATCGAGGACGACCACGGCCACGGCATCGTCGACCTCCCCCTGCACCCCCTGGCCGGCGTCGCCCGCCACTGGGCCTTCGTCCGCTCGGTCGCCAAGGCCTACGGCCCGGACCTGCGTCTGGCGACCCTGACCGGCGACGAGGTGACGGTCGACCGGGTGCGGGGGCGCCAGCGCCTGGGCCCGGGCTGGGTGAGCCGCCTGCTGCAGCGCACGGTGGTCCGGATGTGGGCCGACGGCGTGGTGGACGGCCCCGCGGTGGCGGCGGCGTACCGGGCCCGCCGCGACCTCCTCGTCGACGCGCTCGCGGACCACGGTGTCGAGGCGCACGGCCGCAGCGGCATGAACGTCTGGGTCCCGGTCCCGGACGAGACGGGCGCGGTGTCCCGGCTGCTGCTCGAAGGCTGGGCGGTGGCCCCGGGCGCCCGCTACCGCCTGGCGACCCCGCCGGGCATCCGGGTCACCGTCTCGACGCTGACCCCGGAGGAGGCCGGTCCGCTGGCGGCGGCGGTGGCGAGGGCGGTGACGCCGGCGAAGGGTCGCGTCCAGGCCTGA